The DNA segment GCCCCTTTTTTCTTTGACGGGGCGGATCATGCGCACTACCCTGCGAGCTGTCCTGGTTTCGCAGTCTCAAAAAAAGGGGAGAACGCTCATGATTTGGAACTCGACGCTTCCGCGCCGGATGGCACTCGTCATCATGTTCGGCGGCTTGCTCGCTGCCGCGGCGCCCGCTCGTGCGGCCGTGGTGAACGGCGGTTTCGAAACGGGCACTGTTTCCGGATGGACGGTCGTGGGATCGGGGCATGCCAGTGATTCCACGGTCGGCGTGTTTCCCACCGAAGGCTCGTACCAAGGCTACATCGAAACCACGGGCAACTTCACGGCCCTGGTCCCGGCCGTCGCCGCTTCGCTAGGACTTACCGCTTCAACCATTCTTGGGTTGGGGGCGGGCACTCCGACGAATGGAACCGGCATCTCGCAAGTGGTTACCGTGAACGCCGGCGACACGCTCACTTTCGATTGGAATTTTCTCACCGACGAACTTAACGAGTCGGCGACGTTCAACGATTTCGGCTTTTTCTCCATTGCCGGCGACGCCTTCCTATTGGCCAGTCGCAACAGCAGCACGTACGATACCACCTCGCCGCCGGCCGGGTTCGATGGGCAAACCGGCTGGGCGT comes from the Pirellulales bacterium genome and includes:
- a CDS encoding PEP-CTERM sorting domain-containing protein, which encodes MIWNSTLPRRMALVIMFGGLLAAAAPARAAVVNGGFETGTVSGWTVVGSGHASDSTVGVFPTEGSYQGYIETTGNFTALVPAVAASLGLTASTILGLGAGTPTNGTGISQVVTVNAGDTLTFDWNFLTDELNESATFNDFGFFSIAGDAFLLASRNSSTYDTTSPPAGFDGQTGWASQSYTFATGGSYQIGFGVFNVDDSGHNSALLIDHVSLPVPEPSTLLLAGLGSSSLLLWRRRHRKLAGPTGC